A genomic window from Candidatus Thiocaldithrix dubininis includes:
- the cybH gene encoding Ni/Fe-hydrogenase, b-type cytochrome subunit yields MRFPPQAQEAIYVYEMPVRIWHWVNATAIIVLMVTGYLIAKPLPTMPGEASDHFLMGYIRFTHFAAAYIFAIGFLARLYWAWWGNHHARQLFTLPILRKNFWSEALFELRWYLFLEPEPRKYAGHNPLAQMVMFTVLVFNTIFMIVTGFALYSEGEGKGGWADTLFGWVIPMMGQSQDVHTWHHLGMWVMVLFMMTHIYVAIREDIMSRQSLISTMISGWRMFKDNRP; encoded by the coding sequence ATGCGTTTTCCACCTCAAGCCCAAGAAGCAATTTATGTTTATGAAATGCCAGTGCGGATTTGGCACTGGGTGAATGCCACGGCAATTATTGTCTTAATGGTGACTGGTTATTTGATTGCTAAACCATTGCCGACTATGCCCGGCGAGGCGAGTGACCACTTCTTAATGGGGTATATTCGTTTCACACATTTTGCCGCTGCCTATATTTTTGCAATTGGTTTTCTAGCACGTCTGTATTGGGCATGGTGGGGTAATCATCATGCTCGACAGCTATTTACCTTGCCGATATTGCGTAAAAATTTCTGGTCAGAAGCCTTATTTGAACTGCGTTGGTATCTCTTTTTAGAACCTGAACCCCGTAAATACGCTGGGCATAATCCATTAGCACAAATGGTCATGTTCACCGTACTGGTGTTCAATACCATCTTTATGATTGTGACCGGCTTTGCCTTATACAGCGAAGGCGAGGGTAAGGGCGGTTGGGCAGATACCTTATTTGGTTGGGTCATTCCTATGATGGGACAAAGCCAAGATGTGCATACTTGGCATCATTTGGGGATGTGGGTCATGGTGTTATTTATGATGACACATATTTATGTCGCGATTCGTGAAGACATTATGTCTCGCCAAAGTTTAATCAGTACCATGATTAGTGGTTGGCGTATGTTTAAGGATAATCGCCCATGA
- a CDS encoding HupE/UreJ family protein, whose amino-acid sequence MNTQKKLLIASSLLLATPVMAHTGHGVQGFESGFSHPFMGIDHLIAMLTVGVWSALALNNQRWLGPATFVGGMSLGAILGLNGVALPFLEPSIALSVVVMGLLLLAFSRVTTQASLGLIGLFALFHGNAHGLEAPLGGTVAMYMAGFLLSTSLLHVAGLGFGSVLRTQVQRWLVPALGGGISLVGMWLLLAQ is encoded by the coding sequence ATGAATACGCAAAAAAAATTATTGATCGCCAGTTCACTGTTACTTGCCACACCGGTGATGGCACATACTGGACACGGTGTACAGGGCTTTGAAAGTGGTTTTAGTCACCCTTTTATGGGAATAGATCACTTAATAGCGATGTTAACGGTAGGGGTGTGGTCAGCCTTAGCCTTAAACAATCAGCGTTGGCTAGGCCCAGCTACTTTTGTGGGGGGTATGAGTTTAGGCGCAATTTTGGGCTTAAACGGGGTGGCTTTACCTTTCTTAGAACCGAGTATTGCCTTATCCGTGGTCGTGATGGGCTTATTACTCTTAGCCTTTAGCCGTGTAACCACCCAAGCCAGCCTTGGTTTAATTGGTCTATTTGCCTTATTTCACGGGAATGCACACGGTTTAGAAGCGCCATTAGGTGGCACAGTCGCTATGTATATGGCGGGCTTTTTACTCAGTACCAGCTTATTACATGTTGCCGGTTTAGGTTTCGGTAGTGTGTTACGTACCCAAGTTCAACGTTGGTTAGTGCCTGCGTTGGGTGGTGGTATTAGTCTAGTCGGTATGTGGTTACTACTTGCTCAATAA
- a CDS encoding nickel-dependent hydrogenase large subunit, giving the protein MSILNTPNGFNLDNSGRRVVVDPVTRIEGHMRCEVNLDENNTIRNAVSTGTMWRGLEVILRGRDPRDAWAFTERICGVCTGTHALTSCRAVEDALGIQIPENANSIRNIMQLCLQVHDHVVHFYHLHALDWVDVVSALNADPKKTSELAQSLSDWPRSSAGYFRDIQNRVKKFVESGQLGPFANGYWGNPAYKLPPEANLMALTHYLEALDFQKEIVKIHTIFGGKNPHPNWLVGGMPCAINVHETGAVGAINMERLNYVSRVIDECIEFMDKVYIPDVIAIGSFYKDWLYGGGLSSKSVMSYGDIPDHANDYSASNLLLPRGAIINGNFKEIHEIDLRDPNQIQEFVTHSWYKYPDNNKGLHPWAGITEPNYELGKNTKGTRTAIESLDEAAKYSWIKAPRWKGHAMEVGPLARYIIGYAQNNAEFKEPVDRLLSTLGLPFDALFSTLGRTAARALESSWAAHKMRYFYDKMIANIKAGDSSTANIEKWEPHTWPAKAQGVGFTEAPRGALGHWIVIENTKIKNYQCVVPTTWNGSPRDPEGNIGAFEAALMNTKVAVPDQPLEILRTLHSFDPCLACSTHVMSPDGQEMTSVTVR; this is encoded by the coding sequence ATGAGTATTTTGAATACACCTAATGGCTTTAATCTGGATAATAGCGGACGGCGGGTTGTCGTCGATCCGGTTACGCGGATTGAAGGGCATATGCGTTGTGAAGTGAATCTGGATGAAAATAATACCATTCGTAATGCCGTTTCAACGGGGACGATGTGGCGTGGTTTAGAAGTTATTTTACGGGGGCGCGACCCACGGGATGCTTGGGCATTTACTGAGCGGATTTGCGGCGTTTGTACGGGTACACATGCGTTAACCTCTTGTCGCGCTGTAGAAGATGCGTTAGGCATTCAAATTCCCGAAAATGCTAATTCCATTCGCAATATCATGCAGTTATGTTTACAAGTGCATGATCATGTGGTGCATTTTTATCATTTACATGCCTTAGACTGGGTAGATGTGGTATCAGCGTTAAATGCTGACCCGAAAAAAACCTCTGAGTTGGCACAAAGTCTTTCCGATTGGCCGCGTTCCTCTGCGGGTTATTTTCGCGATATTCAAAATCGGGTGAAAAAGTTTGTAGAGTCTGGGCAACTTGGCCCTTTTGCCAATGGTTATTGGGGTAATCCGGCGTATAAATTGCCACCTGAAGCAAATTTAATGGCGTTAACCCATTATTTAGAAGCTTTAGATTTTCAAAAAGAAATCGTTAAAATTCATACGATTTTTGGCGGTAAAAACCCGCATCCCAACTGGTTAGTCGGCGGTATGCCTTGTGCTATCAATGTACATGAGACCGGTGCGGTGGGCGCAATTAATATGGAGCGCTTGAATTACGTTTCACGCGTAATTGATGAATGCATTGAGTTCATGGATAAGGTGTATATCCCTGATGTGATTGCAATTGGCTCGTTCTATAAAGATTGGCTATATGGCGGCGGCTTGTCCTCTAAGTCGGTGATGTCCTATGGCGATATTCCCGATCATGCAAATGATTACAGCGCGAGCAATTTGTTGTTGCCACGTGGTGCAATCATTAACGGTAATTTTAAAGAAATTCACGAAATCGACTTGCGTGATCCAAACCAGATTCAAGAGTTTGTTACCCATTCTTGGTACAAATACCCGGATAATAACAAAGGCTTGCATCCGTGGGCGGGTATTACCGAGCCGAATTATGAATTAGGTAAAAATACCAAGGGCACACGCACGGCAATTGAGTCTTTAGATGAAGCTGCCAAATATTCGTGGATTAAAGCGCCCCGTTGGAAGGGTCATGCAATGGAAGTTGGACCTTTAGCCCGTTATATCATTGGTTATGCCCAAAACAATGCTGAATTTAAAGAACCCGTCGACAGATTATTAAGTACCTTAGGTCTACCGTTTGATGCGTTATTTTCCACGTTAGGTCGTACTGCGGCTCGTGCTTTAGAGTCTTCTTGGGCAGCACATAAAATGCGTTATTTCTATGACAAGATGATTGCCAATATTAAAGCAGGTGACAGTTCGACCGCGAATATCGAGAAATGGGAGCCGCATACTTGGCCCGCGAAAGCGCAAGGGGTGGGCTTTACTGAAGCACCGCGGGGCGCTTTAGGTCACTGGATTGTCATTGAAAATACCAAGATTAAAAACTACCAATGTGTTGTACCCACCACGTGGAACGGCTCACCCCGTGATCCAGAGGGTAACATTGGCGCGTTTGAAGCGGCACTGATGAATACTAAAGTTGCCGTGCCAGATCAACCTTTAGAAATATTGCGAACCTTGCATAGTTTTGACCCTTGTCTTGCTTGTTCTACTCATGTTATGAGTCCAGATGGTCAGGAAATGACTAGTGTTACAGTCCGTTAA
- a CDS encoding hydrogenase small subunit encodes MPALETFYDVMRRQGITRRSFLKFCSLTTAALGLSPSLMPKVAEAMETKPRTPVIWLHGLECTCCSESFIRSAHPLAKDVILSMLSLDYDDTLMAAAGFQAEAILDEVIEKYKGNYILAVEGNPPLNEDGMFCIQSGKPFVDKLRRVAKDCKAIIAWGACASWGCVQAAAPNPTRATPVHKVITDKPIIKVPGCPPIAEVMTGVITYMLTFDRIPELDRQGRPKMFYGQRIHDKCYRRPHFDAGQFVESWDDESARKGYCLYKMGCKGPTTYNACSTVRWNNGVSFPIQSGHGCIGCSEDGFWDKGSFYDRLTNIHQFGVEANADQIGGTAAGIVGAAIAVHAAVSAIRHTTQRSKGGE; translated from the coding sequence ATGCCAGCATTAGAAACCTTTTATGACGTTATGCGGCGTCAGGGGATTACACGCCGAAGCTTTCTGAAATTTTGTAGCTTAACTACCGCTGCATTGGGGCTAAGCCCTAGTTTAATGCCGAAAGTGGCGGAAGCAATGGAAACGAAGCCACGCACGCCAGTGATTTGGTTACACGGTTTAGAGTGTACTTGTTGTTCAGAGTCGTTTATTCGTTCCGCGCATCCCTTGGCGAAAGACGTTATTTTGTCAATGTTGTCTTTAGATTATGACGATACCTTAATGGCAGCAGCGGGTTTTCAAGCTGAAGCAATTTTGGATGAAGTCATTGAAAAATATAAAGGCAATTATATTTTAGCGGTGGAAGGCAATCCACCCCTAAATGAAGATGGTATGTTCTGCATTCAATCCGGCAAACCGTTTGTGGATAAGCTGCGCCGCGTTGCCAAGGATTGTAAAGCCATTATTGCATGGGGTGCATGTGCTTCATGGGGCTGTGTGCAAGCGGCCGCGCCCAATCCAACCCGGGCTACCCCTGTGCATAAGGTCATTACTGATAAGCCGATTATTAAAGTGCCCGGTTGCCCGCCAATTGCGGAAGTTATGACGGGTGTTATTACTTATATGCTGACCTTTGACCGTATTCCAGAATTGGATCGTCAAGGGCGTCCCAAAATGTTTTATGGGCAACGCATTCACGATAAATGTTATCGCCGACCGCATTTTGACGCCGGTCAGTTTGTCGAAAGTTGGGATGATGAATCCGCTCGCAAAGGCTACTGCTTATACAAAATGGGTTGTAAAGGTCCGACGACTTATAACGCCTGCTCTACTGTGCGCTGGAATAATGGTGTGTCCTTCCCGATTCAATCCGGTCATGGTTGTATTGGTTGTTCCGAAGATGGGTTCTGGGATAAGGGCAGTTTCTATGACCGCTTAACTAATATTCATCAGTTTGGCGTAGAAGCCAATGCCGACCAAATCGGTGGCACAGCCGCCGGTATTGTGGGCGCGGCTATTGCGGTACACGCTGCCGTTAGCGCCATTAGACACACCACACAGCGCAGCAAAGGAGGTGAATAA
- a CDS encoding nickel-dependent hydrogenase large subunit: MSRMLLGPFNRVEGDLEIELERSATQVTQAWVRVPMYRGFEQMLVGKTPEDALVITPRICGICSVAQSVAATYALADLAETTPPANAQYALNILLACENLADLLTHFYVFFMPDFARPVYASQPWYQVIAERFTAMKGSATQQVLPARAAFMQIMGIIGGHWPHTLSLQVGGLSKALSPRELIQLMGLVQQFRLFLETVVFGDTLETIASLDSLTALETWWDKQQAKPSDFALWLTVAKGLDLAQLGRATDRFLSYGAYRQPDNQAFFWQQGVWQAQQVQAVPFAAITEDLQAAWLRGNPLPLHPNQGVTLPYYPKPQAYSWSKAPRLAGAVIETGALARQLVNGHPLIQALVQQSGGNVQNRMIARLLELALIVPQMEHWLKQIRPQAAFYWAVKLPSDGNGVGLLEAARGSLGHWLSVRNKHILNYQIIAPTTWNFSPRDQQGQAGALEQALVNAPIQTGETDPISVQHIVRSFDPCMVCTAH; encoded by the coding sequence ATGAGCCGTATGCTATTAGGTCCTTTCAATCGGGTAGAAGGCGACTTAGAAATCGAATTAGAGCGCAGTGCTACGCAAGTAACACAGGCTTGGGTACGTGTGCCCATGTATCGCGGTTTTGAGCAAATGTTAGTAGGTAAAACGCCGGAAGATGCGTTAGTGATTACCCCGCGCATTTGTGGAATTTGTTCAGTCGCGCAATCCGTAGCAGCGACTTATGCACTAGCCGACTTAGCGGAAACTACTCCCCCCGCGAATGCGCAATATGCCTTAAATATTTTGCTGGCTTGCGAGAATTTGGCGGATTTATTGACACATTTTTATGTATTTTTCATGCCAGATTTTGCACGTCCAGTTTATGCCTCGCAGCCTTGGTATCAGGTGATTGCTGAACGGTTTACTGCCATGAAAGGTTCTGCGACCCAACAGGTATTACCTGCGCGAGCGGCTTTTATGCAAATTATGGGCATTATTGGCGGGCATTGGCCGCATACTTTAAGTTTGCAAGTGGGCGGATTGAGTAAAGCGTTAAGCCCGCGCGAGTTAATCCAGTTAATGGGGCTGGTACAACAGTTTCGCTTATTTTTAGAGACGGTGGTGTTTGGCGATACTTTGGAAACAATAGCAAGTTTAGATTCGTTAACGGCATTAGAAACGTGGTGGGATAAACAGCAAGCCAAGCCTTCCGATTTTGCATTATGGCTAACAGTGGCAAAAGGGCTAGACTTAGCGCAATTAGGGCGAGCAACGGATCGGTTTTTGAGTTATGGCGCGTATCGCCAGCCAGATAATCAGGCATTTTTCTGGCAGCAAGGCGTTTGGCAAGCGCAACAGGTGCAAGCTGTGCCATTTGCCGCTATCACTGAAGATTTGCAAGCCGCTTGGTTAAGAGGTAATCCACTGCCTTTGCATCCCAACCAAGGCGTGACCCTACCGTATTATCCAAAACCACAGGCTTATAGTTGGAGTAAAGCGCCACGCTTAGCAGGTGCGGTGATCGAAACCGGCGCATTAGCGCGGCAGTTGGTCAATGGGCATCCCCTGATACAAGCTCTCGTACAGCAATCAGGTGGCAATGTGCAAAACCGCATGATAGCGCGTCTATTGGAATTAGCATTAATTGTGCCGCAAATGGAGCACTGGCTTAAGCAAATTCGACCGCAAGCCGCTTTTTATTGGGCGGTGAAATTACCCAGCGATGGCAATGGCGTTGGCTTGCTGGAAGCCGCTCGGGGTAGTTTAGGGCATTGGCTGAGCGTGCGTAATAAACATATTTTGAATTACCAGATCATTGCGCCAACAACATGGAATTTTTCGCCACGAGATCAACAAGGGCAAGCCGGTGCGTTAGAACAAGCGTTAGTTAATGCGCCGATTCAAACCGGCGAAACCGACCCGATTAGCGTGCAACACATTGTGCGTTCATTTGATCCTTGTATGGTATGTACCGCGCATTAA
- a CDS encoding HupU protein, with amino-acid sequence MNILWLQSGGCGGCTMSLLCAEQPHALQQLSEAGFTWLWHPSLSELSNQAVIELLTAILHDQQKLDVLCVEGAILRGPNGTGAFHKLAGTQQSMWHWVQQLAAKAHYTLAIGTCAAFGGMSAAGNNPTDACGLQYDGHLNGGALGKDYRSLADLPVINVAGCPTHPAWVLDTLKLMAWQGITAADLDKLARPRFYTEHLVHHGCSRNEYYEYKASAEKPSDLGCMMEYMGCLGTQAHADCNLHTWNGQGSCTRAGYACINCTSPEFEEPGHSFLHTPNIAGIPIGLPTDMPKAWFVALASLSKAATPKRVKTNAVSDHIVIEPGNK; translated from the coding sequence ATGAATATCTTATGGTTACAATCCGGTGGCTGTGGTGGCTGTACTATGTCGTTGTTATGTGCGGAACAACCGCATGCGTTACAACAGCTTAGCGAAGCAGGCTTTACGTGGCTATGGCATCCGTCTTTAAGTGAGCTAAGCAATCAAGCGGTCATTGAGTTATTAACCGCTATTTTGCACGATCAGCAAAAGCTTGATGTGTTATGCGTGGAAGGCGCAATTTTACGCGGGCCTAATGGTACAGGCGCTTTTCATAAACTGGCTGGTACTCAACAGTCAATGTGGCATTGGGTGCAGCAATTAGCGGCTAAAGCACACTACACCTTGGCGATTGGTACATGCGCGGCGTTTGGTGGGATGAGTGCTGCCGGTAATAATCCGACCGATGCATGTGGGTTGCAATATGACGGGCATTTGAACGGCGGTGCATTAGGCAAAGATTACCGCTCTTTAGCTGATTTGCCGGTGATTAATGTGGCGGGTTGTCCTACACATCCCGCTTGGGTGTTGGATACGCTTAAGCTGATGGCGTGGCAAGGCATTACCGCCGCTGACTTAGACAAACTAGCGCGACCGCGTTTTTATACAGAGCATTTAGTGCATCACGGTTGCTCACGTAATGAATATTATGAATACAAAGCCAGCGCGGAAAAGCCCAGTGATTTAGGCTGTATGATGGAATATATGGGGTGTTTAGGTACGCAAGCCCATGCGGATTGCAATTTGCATACTTGGAATGGGCAAGGTTCTTGTACGCGTGCCGGTTATGCTTGCATTAATTGCACCAGCCCAGAATTTGAAGAACCCGGTCATAGCTTTTTACATACACCTAATATAGCTGGTATTCCCATTGGATTACCAACTGATATGCCTAAAGCGTGGTTTGTGGCGTTAGCTTCACTTTCCAAAGCGGCGACCCCTAAACGGGTGAAAACCAATGCGGTGTCCGACCATATTGTCATAGAACCGGGGAATAAATAA
- a CDS encoding histidine kinase dimerization/phospho-acceptor domain-containing protein — MSQAQEDEWIEVIRKMDQTYTDLLHYQVELERKNAELEAAQQFISSIEAAMTDVLIVCDFQGRIQRVNAALERITGKSAKDLLNQPFQILFTSECQPLVNSFQQHIREAAIHDCEIILQGTSENIPLAMNCTPRLDTRGRLEGMVLIGRPVGELRKAFSALHQAHQELQLAQQQLISSEKMAALGRLVAGVAHELNNPISFVYANMHAMQRYATRLREYLHSIHTQQDTDYIESLRRQLRIDYILQDMDSLVSGTVEGAERVSDIVRDLRRFSSNQTDQSVRFDLLHVLETSVRWVVKGSRLDTQIHYSLPKAVWLQGNPGQIQQVIINLVQNALDAMAQAPNPQLFILIEQTPTEAILKIRDTGIGIAAENLVRVFDPFFTTKPIGQGTGLGLSISYGIAKDHGGKLLVANHAQGGAEFSLVLPKPQEQSLV, encoded by the coding sequence TTGAGTCAAGCGCAAGAAGACGAGTGGATTGAAGTTATCCGTAAAATGGATCAAACCTATACGGATTTATTGCATTATCAAGTCGAATTAGAGCGTAAGAATGCTGAATTAGAAGCCGCCCAACAGTTTATTAGTAGCATTGAGGCGGCTATGACTGATGTCTTAATCGTGTGTGATTTCCAAGGGCGTATTCAGCGTGTCAATGCGGCGTTAGAGCGTATTACTGGGAAATCCGCAAAGGATTTATTAAATCAGCCCTTCCAAATTTTATTTACGTCTGAATGTCAGCCTTTAGTGAATAGCTTTCAGCAACATATTCGTGAGGCTGCAATCCATGATTGCGAAATTATCCTACAAGGTACGAGCGAAAATATTCCTCTAGCCATGAATTGTACCCCTCGATTGGATACGCGGGGGCGCTTAGAAGGCATGGTCTTAATAGGACGACCGGTTGGCGAATTACGTAAGGCGTTTAGTGCCTTGCATCAAGCGCATCAAGAATTACAACTAGCCCAGCAACAATTGATTAGTTCTGAAAAAATGGCCGCGCTGGGGCGTTTAGTGGCGGGGGTTGCGCACGAATTAAATAACCCGATTAGTTTTGTCTACGCGAATATGCATGCCATGCAGCGTTATGCCACACGGCTACGCGAGTATTTGCATAGTATTCATACACAGCAAGACACGGATTATATTGAATCATTGCGTCGCCAATTGCGTATTGATTATATCTTGCAAGATATGGATTCATTGGTTAGCGGTACAGTAGAAGGTGCTGAACGGGTAAGCGATATTGTGCGCGATTTACGGCGTTTTTCCTCGAATCAGACAGATCAAAGTGTGCGTTTTGATTTATTACATGTATTAGAAACGTCAGTGCGTTGGGTCGTGAAAGGCAGTCGTTTGGATACCCAAATTCATTATAGCCTACCGAAAGCAGTCTGGTTGCAGGGTAATCCCGGGCAAATCCAACAAGTGATTATTAACTTGGTACAAAATGCGTTAGATGCTATGGCGCAAGCACCGAATCCACAATTGTTTATTCTGATTGAGCAAACACCGACGGAAGCTATTTTAAAAATTCGGGATACGGGTATTGGCATTGCTGCTGAGAATTTAGTGCGGGTCTTTGATCCATTTTTTACCACTAAACCTATTGGGCAAGGTACAGGGTTAGGGTTATCTATCAGTTATGGCATTGCTAAAGATCACGGCGGTAAATTATTGGTCGCTAATCACGCACAAGGCGGTGCTGAGTTTAGTTTAGTGCTGCCTAAACCACAGGAGCAAAGCCTCGTATGA
- a CDS encoding sigma-54 dependent transcriptional regulator, whose translation MSQALPAVLLLDDEIRSVESMARILSEEFEVFIATQAEQALHILQEQHIQVILADQRMPTLTGVEFLIQVRQRYPDIVRMIISGYTDPEDIIEGINAAGIYQYISKPWHPDSLLLTVRNAARLFQLQRDNEILSLELKLSEQHLLERTRVQRKRLKASFHLDNIVRAPDSGLNQALALVERVAPYDIAVLITGESGTGKELFARAVHYNSSRADKPFIVENCGALPDTLLESELFGHKRGAFTGAIADHIGLFEQAHNGTLFLDEIGETSPAFQVKLLRVLQDGSFRPVGSNQRRYANVRIIAATNRNLLEMVRAGRFREDLYYRLAGLVIELPPLRARRMDIEPLLHYLLKRICQQLQKPIPTIDSALLQCLQVYDWPGNVRELQNEIQRLVVLTATGNLSVDALSAPIQHALQLSQALPCDNPLMHDNEGLDLKTTVELLESQIVQAALQKHKGNKSRAAEALGLSRVGLRNKLERYGLDSKPASNLQLSKGIET comes from the coding sequence ATGAGCCAAGCGTTGCCAGCGGTACTATTGCTCGATGATGAAATTCGCTCTGTGGAAAGCATGGCGCGAATTTTAAGCGAAGAATTTGAAGTTTTTATTGCCACACAGGCTGAACAAGCCCTGCACATTCTGCAAGAACAGCATATTCAAGTGATTCTAGCGGATCAGCGTATGCCGACCCTGACAGGTGTTGAGTTTCTGATTCAGGTACGCCAACGTTACCCTGATATTGTGCGTATGATTATTTCAGGTTACACCGATCCCGAAGATATTATTGAAGGTATTAATGCGGCTGGCATTTATCAATATATTTCTAAGCCTTGGCATCCAGACAGTTTATTATTAACTGTACGAAATGCGGCACGTTTATTTCAGTTGCAGCGTGATAATGAAATCCTATCTTTAGAATTAAAACTCAGTGAACAGCATTTATTAGAGCGTACCCGAGTTCAGCGTAAGCGCCTTAAAGCCAGTTTTCATTTAGATAATATTGTACGCGCGCCAGATAGTGGTTTAAATCAAGCCTTAGCCCTAGTTGAACGCGTAGCGCCTTATGATATTGCGGTATTAATTACGGGAGAATCCGGTACGGGCAAAGAATTATTTGCACGCGCCGTGCATTATAATAGTTCGCGAGCGGATAAACCGTTTATTGTGGAAAATTGCGGGGCATTACCAGATACTTTATTAGAAAGTGAATTATTTGGGCATAAGCGCGGGGCTTTTACGGGGGCGATTGCAGATCACATTGGCTTATTTGAACAAGCGCATAATGGTACGTTATTTTTAGATGAAATAGGGGAAACCAGCCCCGCTTTTCAAGTGAAATTATTACGTGTTTTACAGGATGGTAGTTTTCGCCCTGTCGGTAGTAATCAGCGGCGTTATGCAAATGTGCGTATTATTGCCGCCACTAATCGCAATTTATTAGAAATGGTGAGGGCTGGGCGCTTTCGAGAAGATTTATATTATCGCTTAGCCGGTTTAGTCATTGAGTTACCGCCTTTAAGAGCGCGGCGCATGGATATTGAACCGCTACTGCATTATTTATTAAAACGTATTTGCCAGCAATTACAAAAACCTATACCCACCATTGACTCTGCGTTATTACAATGTTTACAAGTGTATGATTGGCCCGGCAATGTGCGTGAATTGCAAAATGAAATACAGCGTTTAGTGGTATTAACCGCGACGGGTAATTTAAGCGTAGATGCTTTAAGTGCGCCTATTCAGCACGCCTTGCAATTAAGTCAGGCTTTGCCATGTGACAATCCGCTTATGCATGATAATGAGGGTCTGGATTTAAAAACCACGGTAGAACTACTGGAAAGTCAAATTGTGCAGGCAGCTTTGCAAAAACATAAGGGTAATAAAAGTCGAGCGGCGGAAGCATTAGGGCTTTCACGGGTAGGGTTACGCAATAAATTAGAGCGTTATGGTTTAGACTCAAAACCAGCCTCTAATCTGCAACTGAGTAAAGGAATTGAGACATGA
- the hypB gene encoding hydrogenase nickel incorporation protein HypB yields MCTVCGCSEGEAKVEGQAIRPYQAHSHALIQGKFPHTHAAHEHTHTHSEQDTHDYGQGAARAHAPGMTQARMVQIEQDILGKNNQYAQQNRQYFASKAILALNLVSSPGSGKTTLLTETLQRLHGKLPLAVIEGDQQTNHDAERIRATGVPALQINTGKGCHLDAHMVGHALESLSLANGGLLFIENVGNLVCPAAFDLGEAHKVVILSVTEGEDKPLKYPDMFHAADIMLLNKVDLLPYLKFDVQQCEDYARRVNPNIKILHVSATSGEGMETWLAWLMQQRSGLVAQHLNALEQQVQALRNSLQL; encoded by the coding sequence ATGTGTACCGTTTGTGGTTGTAGTGAAGGCGAGGCTAAAGTAGAGGGGCAAGCCATTCGCCCTTATCAAGCCCATAGCCATGCTTTAATTCAAGGTAAGTTTCCGCATACACACGCGGCGCATGAACATACGCATACCCATAGCGAACAAGACACGCATGATTATGGGCAAGGGGCAGCGCGGGCACATGCGCCGGGTATGACACAAGCGCGTATGGTGCAGATTGAGCAGGATATTCTGGGTAAAAATAACCAATACGCCCAGCAAAACCGCCAATATTTTGCAAGCAAAGCGATTTTGGCGCTGAATCTGGTATCCAGTCCGGGTTCAGGCAAAACCACCTTACTAACCGAAACGTTACAACGCTTACACGGTAAATTGCCGTTAGCTGTGATTGAAGGCGATCAACAAACCAATCATGATGCTGAACGTATTCGAGCAACGGGTGTACCTGCGTTGCAGATTAATACGGGCAAAGGTTGCCATTTAGATGCACATATGGTGGGGCATGCGTTAGAAAGCTTAAGCCTTGCCAATGGTGGTTTATTGTTTATTGAAAATGTAGGTAATTTGGTGTGTCCGGCTGCCTTTGATTTAGGCGAAGCGCATAAGGTGGTGATTTTATCGGTAACCGAAGGCGAGGATAAACCGTTGAAATACCCCGATATGTTCCACGCTGCCGATATTATGTTATTAAACAAAGTGGATTTGCTGCCTTATTTAAAATTCGATGTGCAGCAATGCGAAGATTATGCGCGGCGGGTGAACCCAAATATTAAAATTTTGCATGTGTCAGCCACCAGTGGTGAGGGTATGGAAACTTGGTTAGCGTGGCTAATGCAGCAGCGTAGCGGCTTAGTGGCCCAGCATTTGAACGCGCTAGAACAACAAGTACAGGCATTGCGTAACAGCTTGCAGCTATGA
- the hypA gene encoding hydrogenase maturation nickel metallochaperone HypA, with translation MHEMSLCEGIIQVLETEAKRQNFQKVKQVWLEIGALAGVEVEAMRFGFEVVCRHTLAEQARLTIIQLPAQAWCLNCAQTVEIQQRYDACPCCGTYQLQVTQGDEMRIKELEVE, from the coding sequence ATGCATGAAATGTCCCTGTGTGAAGGCATTATTCAGGTGTTAGAAACTGAAGCAAAACGGCAGAATTTCCAAAAGGTTAAGCAGGTTTGGTTAGAAATTGGGGCATTAGCAGGCGTGGAAGTGGAAGCCATGCGGTTTGGGTTTGAGGTGGTTTGCCGTCATACTTTAGCCGAACAAGCTAGGCTGACGATTATTCAGCTACCCGCACAAGCATGGTGTTTGAATTGTGCTCAAACTGTTGAAATACAACAGCGTTATGATGCCTGCCCGTGCTGTGGCACTTATCAATTGCAAGTCACGCAAGGCGATGAAATGCGTATTAAAGAATTGGAGGTTGAGTAA